A stretch of DNA from Methylosinus sp. LW4:
ACGCTCGGCGCCCTCGGCGTCGTTTTCGGCGACATCGGCACCAGCCCCCTCTACACGATCAAGACGGCGATGGACTGGTCCGGCGGGCATGTGGGCGCCGAGACAGCGCTCGGCATGTTGTCGCTGATCGTCTGGACCTTGATCATCGTCACCTCGATCAAATATGTCGCCGTCATCATGCGCGCCGACAATGACGGCGAGGGCGGCATTCTCGCGCTCATGTCTCTGCTCGGCATGAAGCACGGGCGCCATCCGGCGATCATCGCGATCGGAATGCTGGGCGCGGCGCTGCTGTTCGGCGATGGCGCGATCACGCCGGCGATCTCGGTGCTGAGCGCGCTCGAGGGGCTGAAGGCGCCCCTGCCCGCGCTCGCGCCCTATGTGGTCCCGCTCTCCATCGTCGTGCTCATCGGCCTGTTCGCCCTGCAGCCGCAGGGCACGGAGCGCATCTCGCGCCTCTTCGGCCCGGTGATGGCGCTCTGGTTCGTCTCGATAGCGATCCTCGGCGCGCGCGGCGTGGTCGCGCATCCGAGCGTTCTCGCCGCCGTCGATCCGCGCGTCGGGCTGCATTATCTCTTCACCCATGGCTTCGAGGGATTTCTGCTGCTCGGCGCCGTGTTTCTCTGCGCCACCGGCGCCGAGGCGCTCTATGCGGATATGGGCCATTTCGGGCGGCGACCCATTCGCCTCGCCTGGTACGGGCTGGTGCTGCCGTCGCTCGTCCTCGTCTACGCCGGCCAGACGGCGCTGCTCGTCGAGGGCTCCGTGACGGAGAATCCTTTCTTCGATCTCTGCCCTGCCCCGCTGCAATTGCCGCTGGTCGCTCTGGCCACCGTCGCCACCGTCATCGCGAGCCAGGCCATCGTCACCGGCGCTTTCTCCATGGCGCGGCAGGCGATCCAGCTCGGCCTGTCGCCGCGCCTCGCCATCACGCAGACCTCGGCGCAGAGCTACGGCCAGATCTATGTCGGCTTCGTCAATTGGACGCTGATGGCGCTCACTCTGGTCCTCACCCTCGCCTTTCGTTCCTCGGAGAATCTCGCGGCCGCCTTCGGCATCGCGGTCTCGCTGACCATGCTGCTGACGACGGCGCTGATGTTCATCGCCATGCGCTCAATCTGGCGCTGGAGCCTGCCGCTCGCCCTTTTGGTCGGCGGCCTGTTTCTCGTCGTGGACGTCGCCTTCGTCGCCGCCAATCTCATCAAATTCTTCGAGGGCGGCTGGATTCCTCTCGTCGTCGCCGCCATCCTCTTCTTCCTGATGAGCTGCTGGAGCGAGGGCTTCGAGGCCATGCGCAAGGCGCTCGAGCGCGACACGTTTCCGATCGCCGATTTCGTCGCCAAATTCCACGGCAAGCCGCGCGTCGACGGCGTCGCCGTCTATCTGACCAGCCGCACAGACGTCGTGCCGGTCGCGCTGCTGCATAATCTCAAGCACAATAAGGTCCTGCATGAGCATATCGTGCTGCTGCATGTGGCCACCGCCAACACGCCGCGCGCCGATCGCGCACGGCGCGTCGAGACCCAGTCCCTCGACGATC
This window harbors:
- a CDS encoding potassium transporter Kup; the protein is MTNSTATHAGETGVKALTLGALGVVFGDIGTSPLYTIKTAMDWSGGHVGAETALGMLSLIVWTLIIVTSIKYVAVIMRADNDGEGGILALMSLLGMKHGRHPAIIAIGMLGAALLFGDGAITPAISVLSALEGLKAPLPALAPYVVPLSIVVLIGLFALQPQGTERISRLFGPVMALWFVSIAILGARGVVAHPSVLAAVDPRVGLHYLFTHGFEGFLLLGAVFLCATGAEALYADMGHFGRRPIRLAWYGLVLPSLVLVYAGQTALLVEGSVTENPFFDLCPAPLQLPLVALATVATVIASQAIVTGAFSMARQAIQLGLSPRLAITQTSAQSYGQIYVGFVNWTLMALTLVLTLAFRSSENLAAAFGIAVSLTMLLTTALMFIAMRSIWRWSLPLALLVGGLFLVVDVAFVAANLIKFFEGGWIPLVVAAILFFLMSCWSEGFEAMRKALERDTFPIADFVAKFHGKPRVDGVAVYLTSRTDVVPVALLHNLKHNKVLHEHIVLLHVATANTPRADRARRVETQSLDDHFYAMELNYGFMEQPNIPCALMLDTISSPLTFNMMNTSFFVGRLTVTPLGRSRWRRLRIHIFQFMHRNALPATEFFQIPSGRVVELGGQVEV